One segment of Chionomys nivalis chromosome 1, mChiNiv1.1, whole genome shotgun sequence DNA contains the following:
- the Chchd4 gene encoding mitochondrial intermembrane space import and assembly protein 40, whose protein sequence is MSYCRQEGKDRIIFVTKEDHETPSSAELVADDPNDPYEEHGLILPNGDINWNCPCLGGMASGPCGEQFKSAFSCFHHSKEEIKGSDCIDQFRAMQECMQKYPDLYPQDEEEEEEAKPVEQVEETAAPKASAAKEQGSSS, encoded by the exons ATGTCCTACTGCCGGCAAGAAG GGAAGGATCGGATAATATTTGTGACCAAAGAAGACCATGAAACTCCCAGCAGTGCGGAGCTGGTGGCTGATGACCCCAATGATCCCTATGAGGAGCACG GACTGATACTGCCCAATGGAGATATTAACTGGAATTGCCCGTGCCTTGGGGGAATGGCCAGCGGCCCCTGTGGGGAACAGTTCAAGTCTGCCTTTTCCTGCTTCCACCACAGTAAAGAGGAAATCAAGGGATCAGACTGTATAGACCAGTTTCGGGCCATGCAGGAGTGCATGCAGAAATACCCGGACCTCTATCCCCaagacgaggaggaggaagaggaggcaaagcCAGTTGAGCAGGTGGAGGAAACAGCTGCTCCTAAGGCCTCTGCAGCCAAAGAGCAGGGGTCAAGCTCCTGA